A genomic stretch from Lysobacter ciconiae includes:
- a CDS encoding type VI secretion system Vgr family protein has translation MSSGVSVPQAVLAALSRYRDADRLYALAVGGASSDLIVERWQGRESLSQGFEWWIDALSTDAGLDLDALLGQSATLSTHAADGGRIPRSGLIRQAECVGSDGGLARYRLCLVPWTWLLTQGRHSRVFQDRTVLEIVEAVFDDYAPLANWQVGDEVGPFLAQVRPRSYCVQYRETDFDFVSRLLAEEGLGWRLQETGEGGHELVLFARSGNCPQDETAAGGGGIRFHRSDATESSDTVQSLGAQHSIAATDITLLSHDYKSMSLAASAPLDESATDLRLESYDATGAYSFASQAEATRYAGLIADAARAKGARWIGRSTVRSFRAGQWFALTQAPVNGDAPPELLLVDVQQAGINNLPDAVREGASEHFGAAPPIAEPVAFGAGGDRAASLSASTGALIASAADGNGSDAKNWQAIWARAEAVGYANSFIAVPRELPWRPVLADDTGRRINPRPTAPGYQSAIVVGDGGSPHATGVKELHSDALGRVRVRFHFQEDQRASTAADSCWLRVAQRYAGPGVGSQFLPRIGHEVLVGFLDGDIDRPMVVGALYNGQGEGGIAPTPGGAAASTDANDLFAQAADHRPSAQANRAGGNAPAWHGMSADADGHRNAAAMSGFKSKEFGGDGHNRLVFDDSDGQLRLQLATTHAATQLNLGHLIHQFDNYRGSFRGEGFELRTDQWGAVRSERGLWISASANDAEAPAGEHVAALALLRQASQLAGSFNEMATTHQTVRLAAHQGATAANSSRLIEDQAPLEALLASAGTVVTGAAFGEGNDEAPERNPAGGDGRVPHSGDAIIGLTAPAGIGIVAGQSLHWSVGETLTMASGEASNLAVAGDLRIHAVQAIGWLAGAVDGNVTSEHALALVTAEGELDIQAQKDAIKLQSRDRLKVVSANAEVDLAAGKTVHLATSGGASITIEGGNIVIECPGNITVHAAKKSFVGPAQLSREMNSWPETKFDQSYVVRHRATDEPMADTRVELTRADGARMSLVTDAEGKLPIQKGLGPEKVVIKILGKE, from the coding sequence ATGAGCAGCGGAGTATCTGTTCCCCAGGCCGTGCTGGCCGCATTGTCCCGGTATCGCGACGCCGACCGCCTGTACGCACTGGCGGTGGGCGGCGCGTCGTCCGATCTGATCGTGGAGCGCTGGCAGGGCCGCGAGAGCCTCTCGCAGGGCTTCGAGTGGTGGATTGACGCGCTCTCAACCGACGCCGGCCTGGACCTGGACGCGCTGCTCGGCCAATCGGCCACCTTGTCGACCCACGCCGCGGACGGCGGACGCATCCCGCGGTCGGGACTGATCCGCCAGGCCGAGTGCGTCGGCAGCGATGGCGGCCTTGCCAGGTACCGCCTGTGCCTGGTGCCGTGGACCTGGCTGCTTACCCAGGGCCGCCACAGCCGCGTGTTCCAGGACCGCACGGTACTGGAGATCGTCGAGGCGGTGTTCGATGACTACGCGCCGCTGGCCAACTGGCAGGTCGGCGACGAGGTCGGCCCGTTCCTGGCGCAGGTGCGCCCGCGCAGCTATTGCGTGCAATACCGGGAAACGGATTTCGATTTCGTCAGTCGCCTACTGGCTGAAGAGGGCCTGGGTTGGCGGCTGCAAGAGACGGGCGAAGGTGGCCACGAGTTGGTCCTCTTCGCGCGCAGTGGCAATTGCCCGCAGGATGAGACCGCTGCAGGCGGTGGTGGCATCCGCTTCCACCGCAGCGACGCGACCGAGTCCAGCGATACCGTCCAGTCCCTCGGCGCGCAGCATTCGATTGCCGCCACCGACATCACCCTGCTCAGCCACGACTACAAGAGCATGTCGCTGGCGGCCAGCGCTCCGTTGGATGAGAGTGCCACCGACCTGCGGCTGGAGTCGTATGACGCTACCGGTGCCTACAGCTTTGCCAGTCAGGCCGAGGCCACGCGCTACGCCGGGCTGATCGCAGATGCGGCACGAGCAAAAGGGGCGCGCTGGATAGGGCGCTCGACGGTGCGCAGCTTTCGCGCAGGCCAGTGGTTCGCGCTTACCCAGGCGCCGGTCAACGGCGATGCGCCCCCGGAGCTGCTTCTGGTGGACGTACAACAGGCCGGCATCAACAACCTGCCTGACGCCGTGCGCGAGGGTGCTTCGGAGCATTTCGGCGCCGCGCCGCCGATCGCGGAACCGGTTGCCTTTGGAGCGGGCGGGGATCGCGCGGCGTCACTTTCGGCCAGCACTGGCGCCTTGATCGCGTCCGCTGCGGATGGGAACGGATCGGACGCAAAGAACTGGCAGGCAATCTGGGCCCGCGCCGAAGCCGTCGGCTATGCCAACAGCTTCATCGCCGTCCCGCGCGAGCTGCCCTGGCGCCCCGTGCTGGCTGATGACACCGGGCGGCGCATCAACCCGCGCCCGACCGCGCCCGGCTACCAGAGCGCCATCGTCGTCGGCGATGGTGGCTCCCCGCACGCCACTGGAGTGAAGGAACTGCACTCCGATGCACTCGGCCGCGTGCGGGTGCGCTTCCACTTCCAGGAGGATCAGCGCGCTTCGACTGCCGCCGACAGCTGCTGGCTGCGCGTCGCCCAACGCTATGCCGGCCCCGGCGTGGGCAGCCAGTTCCTGCCGCGCATCGGCCACGAAGTGCTGGTGGGCTTCCTGGACGGCGACATCGACCGCCCGATGGTCGTCGGTGCGCTGTACAACGGCCAAGGCGAAGGCGGCATCGCCCCGACCCCGGGTGGTGCGGCCGCTTCCACCGACGCCAACGACCTGTTTGCCCAGGCCGCCGACCATAGGCCCAGCGCCCAGGCCAACCGCGCCGGCGGCAACGCGCCGGCTTGGCACGGGATGAGCGCGGACGCCGACGGCCACCGTAACGCCGCCGCGATGAGCGGGTTCAAATCCAAGGAGTTCGGTGGCGATGGCCATAACCGGTTGGTCTTTGACGACAGCGACGGCCAGCTGCGCCTGCAACTGGCGACCACCCATGCCGCGACCCAGCTCAACCTGGGTCATCTGATCCACCAGTTCGACAACTACCGCGGCAGCTTTCGCGGCGAGGGCTTCGAGCTGCGTACCGACCAGTGGGGCGCCGTTCGGAGCGAGCGCGGCCTGTGGATCAGCGCCAGTGCCAACGATGCCGAGGCTCCGGCCGGCGAGCACGTGGCCGCGTTGGCCCTGCTGAGGCAGGCCAGCCAACTGGCCGGTTCGTTCAACGAGATGGCCACCACCCACCAGACCGTCCGATTGGCTGCGCATCAGGGCGCGACAGCCGCCAACAGCTCGCGACTGATAGAGGATCAGGCCCCGTTGGAGGCACTGCTGGCAAGTGCGGGAACCGTGGTGACCGGTGCCGCGTTCGGAGAAGGCAATGACGAAGCCCCCGAGCGCAACCCGGCCGGTGGTGACGGCCGCGTTCCCCACAGCGGCGACGCCATCATTGGGCTGACGGCCCCTGCCGGCATCGGAATCGTGGCGGGTCAGAGCCTCCACTGGAGCGTCGGCGAGACTCTGACGATGGCCAGTGGCGAGGCCAGCAACCTGGCTGTCGCCGGCGACCTGCGCATCCACGCCGTCCAAGCGATCGGCTGGCTGGCCGGCGCAGTGGACGGCAATGTCACCAGCGAGCACGCGCTGGCACTGGTGACCGCCGAAGGCGAGCTGGACATCCAGGCGCAGAAAGACGCGATCAAGCTGCAGTCACGCGACCGGCTCAAAGTGGTCAGCGCCAACGCCGAGGTCGATCTTGCGGCCGGCAAGACGGTGCACCTGGCGACCAGCGGCGGGGCAAGCATCACCATAGAAGGCGGCAACATCGTTATCGAATGCCCCGGCAACATTACCGTGCATGCGGCGAAGAAGTCGTTTGTGGGGCCGGCACAGCTGAGTCGGGAGATGAACAGCTGGCCGGAGACGAAATTCGACCAGAGCTACGTGGTACGCCATCGCGCGACCGACGAGCCCATGGCCGACACCCGAGTGGAACTGACCCGTGCCGACGGTGCGCGCATGTCGCTGGTCACCGACGCTGAGGGCAAGCTACCGATACAGAAGGGTCTGGGCCCGGAGAAGGTTGTAATCAAGATCCTCGGAAAGGAATGA
- a CDS encoding esterase/lipase family protein, with the protein MPRKEDEIRIGSHETDGKGSPVTHTTLSPTSDIRQRAILAQPTAVIPIIFLPGIMGTNLKSNTGSKVWRPPNTDGVFPILGAMGQMFAYVFRGPATRQRMLDPTKVEVDDRGSIDTGGALEKAVAKDRGWGAVMRSSYHPVMALMQKRLNNIMEAGGLLDWWSEEGQHSPADYGDEKASTALSVDDFKHAAGYRYEVWGGGYNWLQSNEDSGQDLIDYIDNVVLAHHRAKGQNVKKVILVTHSMGGIVGRAIARVHEYGKLLGVVHGVMPATGAPATYHHCRCGYDGVSQIILGRNAKEVTAIVGNSPGALELLPSADYGDGRAWLKIGGPEDNPSHALPVSDPYTEIYHSREWYGLVPEESMEMLDPAGLHSEPEFEGAEAVGYERFTRLLSDTQRFHESVSGKYPEPAFVHYGADERMHGWTDVHWQGAHLPSLEGTRGSKDNGNGKISIKNGGQVVQLNFGEADQPGDGTVPTVSGEAPSRAGVCASFRQGSQGAGARVVTNGKGKDKGYDHQDSYNDSRSQWATLFSVTRISREADWA; encoded by the coding sequence ATGCCACGGAAGGAAGACGAAATCAGGATTGGCTCCCATGAAACCGACGGGAAGGGGAGTCCGGTAACCCACACAACGCTGAGCCCGACCAGCGACATCCGCCAGCGGGCCATCCTTGCCCAGCCCACCGCCGTGATCCCGATCATTTTCTTACCGGGGATCATGGGTACCAACCTCAAATCCAATACAGGCTCCAAAGTCTGGCGGCCGCCCAACACCGACGGCGTATTCCCGATCCTTGGTGCGATGGGGCAGATGTTCGCCTATGTGTTTCGTGGGCCCGCGACCCGGCAACGGATGCTGGATCCGACCAAGGTGGAGGTGGATGACCGAGGGTCCATCGATACCGGTGGCGCGCTTGAAAAGGCCGTCGCAAAGGACCGCGGCTGGGGCGCAGTGATGCGCTCTTCCTACCACCCCGTGATGGCGCTGATGCAGAAACGCCTCAACAACATCATGGAAGCGGGCGGATTGCTGGACTGGTGGAGTGAAGAGGGGCAGCACAGCCCGGCCGACTACGGCGACGAAAAGGCGAGTACAGCGCTTAGTGTTGATGATTTCAAGCACGCTGCCGGCTATCGATATGAAGTCTGGGGCGGCGGCTATAACTGGCTGCAGTCCAACGAAGATTCTGGACAGGACTTGATCGATTACATTGATAACGTCGTGCTCGCCCATCACCGCGCCAAAGGGCAAAACGTGAAGAAGGTGATCCTGGTGACCCACTCGATGGGTGGGATTGTCGGTCGAGCGATTGCCAGGGTCCACGAGTACGGCAAGCTGCTCGGGGTCGTCCACGGCGTAATGCCGGCCACCGGCGCGCCTGCCACATATCACCATTGTCGATGCGGTTATGACGGCGTCTCCCAGATCATCCTGGGACGAAACGCAAAGGAGGTCACTGCAATCGTGGGCAACTCGCCAGGCGCACTGGAGTTGCTTCCCAGCGCCGACTACGGCGATGGGCGCGCATGGCTGAAGATAGGCGGACCTGAAGATAATCCATCTCATGCACTCCCGGTATCCGACCCATACACCGAGATTTACCACAGCAGGGAATGGTACGGACTCGTTCCGGAGGAAAGCATGGAGATGCTCGATCCAGCGGGGCTGCATTCAGAGCCTGAATTCGAAGGGGCTGAAGCGGTCGGGTATGAACGCTTCACCCGCCTATTGAGTGACACCCAGCGCTTCCATGAGTCAGTTTCCGGCAAATATCCCGAGCCCGCATTTGTGCACTATGGCGCTGACGAAAGAATGCATGGGTGGACTGACGTCCATTGGCAAGGGGCCCATCTGCCTTCGCTGGAAGGAACGAGGGGCAGTAAGGATAACGGCAACGGGAAGATTAGCATCAAAAACGGTGGCCAAGTCGTCCAACTCAATTTCGGGGAGGCGGATCAACCCGGCGATGGCACCGTTCCGACAGTTTCCGGCGAGGCTCCCAGCAGGGCAGGAGTATGCGCAAGCTTCAGGCAGGGTAGTCAAGGGGCAGGCGCGCGCGTCGTAACTAACGGAAAAGGGAAGGATAAGGGTTACGACCATCAGGATAGTTACAACGACTCGCGGAGCCAGTGGGCGACGCTTTTCAGTGTGACGAGGATTTCGCGAGAGGCAGACTGGGCATGA
- a CDS encoding T6SS immunity protein Tli4 family protein → MTTYDHGQTATHCFGRHLLDLPSSSTVKSSFVVGGASVEVRRGIDAHEFAALVEANEKRLRTAPHKTEGSMFRDRVDFQPDRILLSSWFSPNSTATNKDMLYTRMADASVMHVFSVEGSGSNPARAKEYMLRVSRNLSHRATGETPEAPGFCIDQGLITMSKLNKEEVTASVRIKERPGLTLHFMSYVTGAPDKPLLRRNSRIPPGYEGTAAGMKRLRRGDRNIGPIKGQELLVRGDAGGKRSYEFLWESQGEKASIEHPFLSLRMSTTDDTDENGEIMDAPFQDDSLALAFWDSILSTLRLRPGAINSGGADLR, encoded by the coding sequence ATGACAACTTACGACCATGGACAAACGGCCACACATTGCTTCGGTCGCCATTTGCTCGATCTTCCCTCCAGCAGCACTGTCAAGTCGAGCTTCGTCGTTGGCGGAGCATCTGTTGAAGTGCGCCGTGGGATAGATGCGCACGAGTTTGCCGCGCTGGTGGAGGCAAACGAGAAGAGACTGCGAACAGCACCCCACAAAACTGAAGGATCCATGTTTCGCGATCGCGTCGACTTTCAGCCTGATCGGATTTTGCTCTCCTCGTGGTTCAGCCCCAACAGTACGGCCACGAACAAGGACATGCTTTATACCCGTATGGCCGACGCTTCGGTCATGCACGTGTTTTCCGTTGAGGGAAGTGGCAGCAACCCGGCAAGGGCCAAGGAATACATGCTGCGCGTTTCGAGAAACCTGAGTCATCGGGCGACGGGTGAAACTCCGGAGGCTCCTGGATTCTGCATCGATCAAGGCCTGATTACTATGAGCAAGCTCAACAAGGAGGAGGTCACTGCGAGTGTCCGAATCAAGGAGCGGCCAGGGCTGACACTCCACTTTATGTCGTACGTCACCGGCGCACCCGACAAGCCGCTGCTGCGCCGCAACTCACGGATCCCGCCCGGCTACGAAGGCACCGCTGCCGGGATGAAGCGTCTCCGTCGCGGAGACCGCAATATAGGTCCGATCAAGGGGCAGGAACTGCTCGTCAGGGGAGACGCAGGCGGCAAGCGCAGCTACGAGTTCCTGTGGGAAAGCCAGGGTGAGAAGGCATCAATCGAGCACCCGTTCCTTTCACTGCGTATGTCAACGACAGACGACACGGACGAGAATGGCGAGATCATGGATGCACCGTTCCAGGACGACTCCCTGGCGCTGGCCTTCTGGGACTCGATCCTGAGCACACTTCGACTGCGCCCCGGCGCAATCAATTCCGGTGGCGCCGACCTTCGATAG
- a CDS encoding MATE family efflux transporter encodes MPVMPAATPLNASTITRRAIARQAWPIILANAAVPTLGLIDTAVIGHYGSAAELGALALGALLFNFVYWSFGFLRMGTTGFTAQAAGAGDEAEVRATVGRAVLLAVGLGIALMALQGPTTWLYFGLMDGSDEVESISEAYYRARIWGAPAALTLFVCSGLLIGLGRSRTLLGVQLLLNGLNAGLDIWLAGALGMGARGIGLGTAIAEWLTCGVAVLVVVRLLRERHHDKEPFLPGVRIRNLARLRQAMAANGDIMVRTLCLLFGFGWFANAGARFGDVVLAANHILLQLVSFSAFFLDGFAFVAEALVGAAWGARDRAGFSRVVRLSSELAAVTALALAALILLFGGTAVAGLTNLPAVREVAIGHLPWTALYVVLSVAAFQLDGVFIGATRTREMRNASLLSLAVYLLAAWHMTALWGNHGLWAAFVVFVVARALALVPYYRKLGTSPALNGGSGALR; translated from the coding sequence ATGCCCGTCATGCCCGCAGCCACACCCCTGAACGCCTCCACCATCACGCGCCGCGCGATCGCGAGGCAGGCGTGGCCGATCATTCTTGCCAACGCGGCGGTGCCGACGCTGGGTCTGATCGACACCGCTGTGATCGGGCATTACGGCAGCGCGGCGGAATTGGGCGCGTTGGCGCTGGGCGCGTTGTTGTTCAACTTCGTCTATTGGAGCTTCGGGTTCCTGCGCATGGGAACTACCGGCTTCACGGCGCAGGCGGCGGGGGCGGGCGACGAGGCGGAGGTGCGTGCGACGGTCGGGCGCGCGGTTTTGCTGGCGGTCGGCTTGGGCATTGCGTTGATGGCGCTGCAGGGTCCGACAACCTGGCTGTACTTCGGGCTGATGGACGGCAGCGACGAGGTGGAATCGATATCCGAAGCCTATTACCGTGCGCGCATCTGGGGCGCACCGGCAGCGCTGACCCTGTTCGTGTGCAGTGGCTTGTTGATTGGGCTCGGGCGCAGCCGGACATTGCTGGGTGTGCAGTTGCTGCTGAACGGACTGAACGCCGGGCTCGACATCTGGCTGGCGGGTGCACTCGGGATGGGCGCCCGCGGCATCGGGCTTGGCACGGCCATCGCGGAGTGGCTTACGTGCGGCGTGGCGGTGTTGGTGGTGGTGCGTCTGCTGCGGGAGCGGCATCACGACAAGGAGCCGTTCCTGCCTGGGGTGCGGATCCGCAACTTGGCTCGGCTGCGTCAGGCCATGGCCGCCAACGGCGACATCATGGTGCGGACTTTGTGCCTGTTGTTCGGCTTTGGCTGGTTCGCCAATGCCGGAGCCCGCTTCGGCGATGTGGTTCTTGCTGCCAACCACATCCTCTTGCAGCTGGTGTCGTTCAGCGCGTTCTTCCTGGACGGCTTTGCCTTTGTGGCCGAAGCACTGGTGGGCGCGGCCTGGGGCGCGCGCGACCGGGCCGGGTTTTCCCGCGTCGTGCGCCTGAGCAGCGAGCTGGCCGCGGTTACCGCGCTGGCCCTGGCCGCGCTGATCCTGCTGTTCGGCGGAACCGCCGTGGCGGGCCTGACCAACCTGCCGGCGGTGCGCGAGGTGGCCATCGGGCATCTGCCGTGGACGGCGCTGTACGTGGTGTTGTCGGTCGCGGCGTTCCAGCTCGATGGCGTGTTCATCGGCGCCACGCGAACGCGTGAAATGCGCAACGCCAGCCTGCTGTCACTCGCCGTCTACCTGCTCGCCGCGTGGCACATGACGGCATTGTGGGGCAATCACGGGCTCTGGGCCGCGTTTGTGGTGTTCGTCGTCGCCCGGGCGCTGGCGCTGGTGCCGTACTACCGAAAATTGGGCACCAGCCCCGCACTCAATGGCGGAAGTGGCGCACTCCGGTGA
- the purH gene encoding bifunctional phosphoribosylaminoimidazolecarboxamide formyltransferase/IMP cyclohydrolase, with the protein MTDLVPVRRALLSVSDKTGLIDLASALTAHGVQLLSTGGTAKAIREAGLAVTDVSEATGFPEMMDGRVKTLHPIIHGGLLGRAGIDDAVMAEHGIDAIDLLVLNLYPFERVSADPDSSMDDIIENIDIGGPAMLRSAAKNHARVAVATDPAQYAALLGELADNNGALSAKTRFALSVAAFNRVAAYDACISNYLSSISEDGTRAVFPAQENSHFIKMMDLRYGENPHQQGAFYRDADPLPGTLATFTQLQGKELSYNNLADADAAWECVRQFDAPACVIVKHANPCGVAVAASNADAYEAAFATDPTSAFGGILAFNDTLDEATAKAILDRQFVEVLIAPDYEQGALDYCTKKANVRVLKIPHGDGRNRFDLKRIGSGLLMQSADNRQVGRNELTVVSTLAPTAAQLDDLMFAWQIAKYVKSNAIVYARDLRSIGIGAGQMSRVVSAKIAGLKAEEAGLSVPGSVMASDAFFPFRDGIDAAAAAGIKAVIQPGGSMRDKEVIAAADEHGIAMVFTGVRHFRH; encoded by the coding sequence ATGACCGACCTTGTTCCCGTTCGCCGCGCCCTGCTTTCCGTCTCCGACAAGACCGGCCTGATCGATCTTGCCAGCGCGTTGACCGCCCACGGCGTGCAGCTGCTCTCCACCGGCGGCACCGCCAAGGCGATCCGCGAGGCGGGTCTGGCGGTGACCGACGTGTCCGAGGCCACCGGCTTCCCGGAGATGATGGACGGACGGGTCAAGACCCTGCACCCGATAATCCATGGCGGCCTGCTGGGGCGCGCGGGCATCGATGACGCAGTGATGGCCGAGCACGGCATCGATGCGATCGACCTTCTGGTGCTGAACCTGTATCCGTTCGAGCGGGTCTCGGCCGACCCCGACAGCTCCATGGACGACATCATCGAGAACATCGACATCGGCGGCCCGGCGATGCTGCGTTCGGCGGCGAAGAACCACGCCCGCGTCGCGGTGGCGACCGATCCGGCCCAGTACGCCGCCCTGCTCGGCGAGCTGGCGGACAACAACGGAGCGCTGTCGGCGAAAACCCGTTTCGCGCTCTCGGTGGCCGCGTTCAACCGTGTCGCCGCCTACGACGCGTGCATCAGCAACTATCTGTCCTCGATCAGCGAAGATGGCACTCGCGCGGTATTTCCAGCGCAGGAGAACAGCCACTTCATCAAGATGATGGACCTGCGCTATGGCGAGAACCCGCACCAGCAAGGCGCCTTCTACCGCGACGCGGACCCGCTGCCGGGCACGCTGGCCACCTTTACCCAGCTGCAGGGCAAGGAGCTGAGCTACAACAACCTGGCGGATGCGGATGCCGCCTGGGAGTGCGTTCGCCAGTTCGATGCTCCCGCCTGCGTCATCGTCAAGCACGCCAATCCGTGCGGGGTCGCGGTCGCCGCCAGCAACGCCGATGCCTATGAGGCGGCTTTCGCCACCGACCCGACGTCGGCATTCGGCGGCATCCTGGCGTTCAACGACACCCTGGACGAAGCCACGGCCAAGGCGATCCTCGACCGCCAGTTCGTGGAGGTGCTCATCGCACCGGATTACGAACAGGGCGCACTGGATTACTGCACCAAAAAGGCCAACGTGCGCGTACTGAAGATCCCGCACGGCGACGGGCGGAACCGGTTCGACCTCAAGCGCATCGGTTCGGGCCTGCTGATGCAGTCGGCCGACAACCGCCAGGTGGGCCGCAACGAGCTCACCGTCGTCTCGACCCTGGCGCCCACCGCGGCGCAGCTGGACGACCTGATGTTCGCCTGGCAGATCGCCAAGTACGTCAAATCCAACGCGATCGTCTACGCCCGCGACCTGCGCAGCATCGGCATCGGCGCCGGCCAGATGAGCCGCGTGGTATCGGCAAAGATCGCCGGACTGAAGGCCGAGGAAGCGGGCCTGTCGGTCCCGGGCTCGGTGATGGCGAGCGATGCGTTCTTCCCCTTCCGCGATGGCATCGATGCCGCGGCCGCGGCCGGCATCAAGGCGGTCATCCAGCCCGGCGGCTCGATGCGCGACAAGGAAGTGATCGCGGCTGCGGATGAGCACGGCATCGCGATGGTGTTCACCGGAGTGCGCCACTTCCGCCATTGA
- the fis gene encoding DNA-binding transcriptional regulator Fis — MNAAATRTDTIRSGNRVPLRDHVATSIRRYLRDLDGSANADLYEIALRELEIPLFAEVLTHCDGNQSRAAAMLGIHRATLRKKLREYGLV, encoded by the coding sequence TTGAATGCTGCAGCCACTCGCACCGACACCATCCGTTCCGGCAATCGGGTGCCCCTGCGCGATCACGTCGCAACGTCGATCCGGCGTTACCTGCGCGACCTGGACGGCAGCGCGAACGCGGACCTCTACGAGATCGCCCTGCGCGAGCTGGAAATCCCCCTGTTCGCCGAAGTCCTGACGCACTGCGATGGCAACCAGAGCCGCGCCGCCGCGATGCTGGGCATCCACCGCGCCACCCTGCGCAAGAAGCTGCGCGAATACGGCCTGGTCTAG
- a CDS encoding DUF3426 domain-containing protein, with the protein MAARPHGPRWPWVVSFGLLAAVLILQLLLLQRAELAASARWRPVIASVCAALGCEVPLWHEPAAYTMLARDVRPASDESGVLEVSASFRNDAPLPQAWPVLYLQLTDVNGQAVAARMLQPTDYHSDTAHEAALASGQSASVSFRIAEPATPIVAFNFDFR; encoded by the coding sequence ATGGCTGCCCGCCCCCACGGACCGCGTTGGCCATGGGTTGTGTCCTTCGGCCTGCTTGCGGCGGTCCTGATCCTGCAACTGCTGTTGCTGCAGCGGGCGGAACTGGCGGCCAGTGCGCGCTGGCGCCCCGTCATCGCCAGCGTATGCGCGGCGCTGGGTTGCGAGGTCCCGCTGTGGCACGAGCCGGCCGCATACACGATGCTCGCGCGCGATGTCCGCCCGGCTTCCGACGAGTCCGGCGTGCTTGAGGTCAGCGCCAGCTTCCGCAACGACGCTCCCCTGCCGCAGGCCTGGCCCGTCCTCTACCTGCAACTGACCGACGTCAATGGCCAGGCCGTGGCCGCGCGGATGCTGCAGCCGACCGACTACCATTCCGACACCGCGCACGAGGCCGCACTCGCCTCCGGCCAGAGCGCCAGCGTGTCGTTCCGGATCGCGGAACCGGCGACCCCGATCGTCGCCTTCAACTTCGATTTCCGATGA
- the prmA gene encoding 50S ribosomal protein L11 methyltransferase — MPFLELTLPCTEVDQPRYERALENVGALAVTLSDAHADAPDEQAIFEPGVGAMPLWAELSLTALFPGTTPRELLLHALEAADDGIDWSHVEFREVADQDWERAWMDQYEPLKFGERTWIVPWNHALPEGADRDGSAVVRLDPGLAFGSGTHQTTALCLQWLDGLARRGELDDATVLDFGCGSGILALAALKLGAAGAVGVDNDPQALIATADNAERNNVRDRLAVYLPEDEPAAMRYPVVVANILASALISLADELAARVAPGGRIALSGILAGQEDEVIARFDAAFEQLQVARLDDWIRIDGVRRR, encoded by the coding sequence ATGCCATTCCTGGAGCTCACCCTGCCGTGCACCGAAGTCGACCAGCCCCGTTACGAGCGGGCGCTGGAGAATGTCGGCGCGCTGGCGGTCACCCTCAGCGACGCCCACGCCGACGCGCCCGACGAGCAGGCGATCTTCGAGCCCGGCGTCGGCGCGATGCCCTTGTGGGCCGAGCTGTCGCTGACCGCGCTGTTTCCCGGCACCACGCCGCGCGAGTTGCTGCTGCACGCGCTGGAGGCGGCCGACGATGGCATCGACTGGTCGCATGTCGAATTCCGCGAGGTCGCCGACCAGGACTGGGAACGGGCCTGGATGGACCAATACGAGCCGCTGAAATTCGGCGAGCGCACCTGGATCGTGCCGTGGAACCATGCGCTGCCCGAAGGCGCCGACCGCGACGGCAGTGCCGTGGTGCGGCTGGATCCCGGGCTCGCATTCGGCTCGGGCACGCACCAGACCACCGCCCTGTGCCTGCAATGGCTGGACGGGCTGGCGAGACGCGGCGAGCTGGACGATGCCACGGTGCTGGATTTCGGTTGCGGCTCGGGCATCCTCGCACTGGCGGCACTGAAGCTCGGCGCGGCCGGCGCGGTCGGCGTCGACAACGATCCCCAGGCGCTGATCGCGACTGCCGACAACGCCGAGCGCAACAACGTGCGCGACCGCCTGGCCGTCTACCTGCCCGAGGACGAGCCGGCCGCGATGCGCTACCCGGTGGTGGTCGCCAACATCCTCGCCTCCGCGCTGATTTCGCTGGCCGACGAGCTGGCCGCCCGCGTCGCTCCCGGCGGTCGGATTGCGCTGTCGGGCATCCTGGCCGGCCAGGAGGACGAGGTCATCGCGCGATTCGATGCTGCCTTCGAACAGCTGCAGGTCGCACGGCTGGATGACTGGATCCGCATCGACGGCGTGCGTCGGCGCTGA